The window AACAGCAGGTGGCTGGAGACATTCGGCGGAGCGGTAACCCTGGAAGCTGACGGAGCAAACCCCGCCCTGCTCCTGGGTGAAATAGAACATCTGTTAAATTCCCCATCCCTTCTTGAAGGGATGGCGTCCGCGTGCAAAAGGGCAGGTACAGTGAACGCGGCGCGCAGAATCGCCGGCGAGGAGATCCGCCGTGTGGAAGGATTGGGGCACCGGAATTAAAGCAGCCCGACAATAGGAGAATGTTGGTTTGGTCAAACTTCGAAAGACACGAAAACTTCATTTCGTTGGAATCGGCGGTATCGGTATGTCGGGGATTGCCGAGGTGCTGCTTAACCTTGGATACGTGGTCTCAGGGTCAGACCTGGTCGCCGGCGAAACAACCGAAAGGCTTGCAGCACTTGGCGCCCGGGTCCGGACCGGGCATAGCGCCGAAAATATTGGAACCCCTGACGTTGTGATCATTTCCTCGGCAATCCAGGAGGATAATCCTGAGGTCGTGGCGGCAAAGGAGGCGGGTATCCCCGTCGTGGCAAGGGCCACCATGCTCAATGAACTCATGCGCATGAAATACGGAATCGCCGTAGCCGGCTCCCACGGCAAGACTTCCACCACATCCATGGTTGCGACGGTAATGGCGGAGGCGGACCTGGACCCCACCATGGTCATAGGTGGAAAACTCAACAGCCTAGGGACAAACGCCCTGCTTGGGGCAGGGGACTATCTTGTGGCCGAGGCTGATGAGAGCGACGGCTCCTTTTTGCAATTGACACCGACCATCGCGGTGGTGACCAACATCGACAGGGAGCATATGGATCACTATGGGACCTTCGATGATCTGAGGGATGCCTTCCGGCGTTTCCTGCTCAAGGTCCCCTTTTACGGCAGGGCAATCCTGTGTCTTGACGATCCTGAGGTGGCCGGTCTCCTGCTCGGGATAGACAGACCATATCTGACCTACGGTCTGACCACCCAGGCTAATGTGATGGCCCGCGACGTGGTCCATTCAGGGTTCGGATCATCTTTTTTTGCCGAGTTGGACGGGGAGCCTCTTGGTACCGTTAACCTGCGTGTGCCGGGAGTGCACAATGTCTACAACTCGCTGGCATCCATCGCGGTAGGGCTTGAGCTGGATATTCCTTTCGATACGATTTCCAGGGCGCTGGGCTCCTTTCGGGGTGTTCAGCGACGGTTCCAGTTCAAGGGGATGGCGGCTGGTATCGCCGTTTACGACGATTACGGCCACCATCCCACCGAGATCAAGGCCACGTTGAAGGCGGCCCGCCAGGGATGGGACGGGCCGATCGTGGTTCTCTTCCAGCCGCACAGATATTCCAGGACGCAGGATCTCCTGGGGGATTTCGGGACGGCCTTTCATAACGCCGACAAGGTCCTGGTTTGCGATATTTACGCAGCCGGGGAGAACATCATAGAGGGACTGACCGGTGAAAATGTCGCTGCGATGATGATCGGGCATGGCCATCGCTACGTAAAATATGTAGGGGCATGGAATGGCGCTGTTGACCGTGTTCTCGGCGAACTTCAAAAAGGGGACCTCCTCCTGACCCTGGGTGCCGGAGACATCTGGCGAGCCGGGGAAGAGGTGTTTCGCAGGCTGGAAGGTCTGGGATGAAAGACCTGCCGGAGATGCTGCGGGCGGAGGGTTTTTCAGGCCCTGTCCACAGAGGAGAACCAATGTCCCGCCACTGTTCCCTGAAGGTAGGCGGAAAGGCCGCTCTCCTGGCCATACCTGAGACCCCTCAGGACCTTCGGACCCTGCTTGGCGTCCTTGAGGGAAGGGACACCGGCTGGATGATATTGGGCAGCGGCACCAACGTTTTTTTTCCGGAGTCGGGTTTTGGAGGATGCGTCATCCGATTGGGCAGAGGATTTGGGGGTGTGGAGGAAATCGACGAAACGATCATGGAGGCCGGCGCGTCTGCAAGGACAGCCGGGATACTGGCTAAAACGGCCCGAATGGGGCTTGCGGGCCTCGAATTCGCAGCCGGAATTCCCGGAACCATCGGGGGCGCGGTGAGGATGAACGCCGGGGCCGGCGGCGGGGAAATGGCGGGGGCTGTAATGGGGATCCAGATTGTGGTCGACGGCAGAACCTCCTGGATTGAGAGAAAGGATCTGGACTTCAGGTACCGGCGGTTGGCACTTCCGGGGGACGCCGTCATAACCAGGGTCAGGATCAGGCTTTCGCCGGACAGCCCTGAAGCTGTCGGGATACGAATGGATGAAATGCTCGCAAGAAAGAAGGCGAGGCAGCCGTTGGGCCTTCCCAGCGCCGGCTGCTGGTTCATGAACCCGGAGGGAGATAACGCCGGAAGGATCATAGAGGCGGCAGGCCTGAAGGGTCTGACCGTGGGGGGCGCACGGGTTTCGGATGTCCACGCCAACTTCCTCGTTAACGTGGGCGGCGCGACTGCCGCTGATTTTGAGGCGCTGGCCGGGATGGTAAAGGCCGCTGTCCTGAAAAAGTTTGAGGTTGGTCTGAAGGAGGAGGTGAGAGTTGTCTACTAAGGTAGGGGTACTCATGGGTGGACGATCCGCCGAGAGGGAGGTTTCCCTTACCACGGGAAACTCCATCTATTCCGCCCTCCTGGAAAATGGGGTCGATGCGGTGACGGTGGATACCGCCCGGGATTGGCGCTCGGAAATGTCCAGGGAAGGGGTTGATGTAGCCTTTATCGCTCTCCACGGAAGGGGCGGGGAGGACGGGACAATCCAGGGAGCTCTGGAACTCATGGACGCACCCTATACAGGCAGTGGTGTCCTCGCATCGGCGCTTGCCATGGACAAGATCCAGACCAAGAGGATACTCGATGCCTGCGGCATCCCAACCGCGTCCTACATCACTATCGGTCCGGGAGATTATGATCGTGAGATCCATCTGCCATGCCCTGTCGTGGTGAAACCGAGCCGGGAGGGTTCCACCATCGGCATCTCCATTGTCCGGGAGAAACGGGATCTCAGGGAGGCAATCAGGGATGCCTCCCGGCATGACCCGTACGTGCTGGTTGAGTCCTTCGTGGCTGGGGAGGAATACACCGTCGGCATCCTTAACGGAAAGCCGCTGGCCGTTGTTCAGATCGTAACGGCGAACGGGTTTTATGATTACAAGACCAAATATGTCACCGGCGCAGATGAGTACAGGGTGCCGGCGCCCCTTGAGCCGGAAATGACGGAGATTATTCGTACGACGGGTCTTGAAACCTATCATGCGCTCAGGTGCTGCGGGGCGGCGAGGGTTGATCTAAGGGGCAGGGACGGAAAGTTTCAGGTCCTTGAGGTAAACACCATTCCAGGAATGACGCCCACAAGCCTTCTTCCCAAGTCGGCCCTGGGGATGGGCATCGATTTTCAATCCCTGGTCATGGAGATGCTCAAAACCGCGGGAGAGGGAAGCAGATAGTTATGGGAAGCAGGAATAAACCCCTTTCCAGAAAGACCGTCAGAAGAAAAAGCGCGGTGAAAAGACGGGATGCGGGACGTCCGCTGCGTGAGACGGCGGCAAAAAGCTGGTGGGTATTAAGGGGGGTGATTGCGGGACTGACAATGGTTTCGTTGATCTACGGTGGCTGGCTGGGCGGCAATGCCCTTATCGACCTGCCTGCCCTTTCGGTGAAGAGGATCGTTGTCACAGGATCCCGGGATGTTGGCAGGGGGAAGATTATCATGACCTCCGGGGTTCAGGAAGGGACCCCGCTCCTGAGGGTGGACCTCGCCGATGTCCTGAAAAGGGTGGAGAAACTTCCCCAGGTCAGGAGTGCCGTTGTGGTAAGGCAGCTTCCGGACACCCTGGAGATCAACATACAGGAACGTCATCCCGTAGCGGTAATCATGGGGCGGGGGTATCCCGTGGTGGATATGGACGGTGTCGTACTGAGGAAATCCGGGAGGTATCCGGGTGGAATGCCGCTGATAACAGGGCTGTCGGGGGATTGGAATCCCGGCGACCGGGCGGCCGATGCGGAGGGCGCCCTGAGAGTTCTGAGAAGTCTGGAAGTATCCGGCCTCCTGGGGCCCGATGCCATATCGGAGATAAGGGTGAAAAACGAGCGGATGGTTCT is drawn from Deltaproteobacteria bacterium and contains these coding sequences:
- a CDS encoding FtsQ-type POTRA domain-containing protein, producing MGSRNKPLSRKTVRRKSAVKRRDAGRPLRETAAKSWWVLRGVIAGLTMVSLIYGGWLGGNALIDLPALSVKRIVVTGSRDVGRGKIIMTSGVQEGTPLLRVDLADVLKRVEKLPQVRSAVVVRQLPDTLEINIQERHPVAVIMGRGYPVVDMDGVVLRKSGRYPGGMPLITGLSGDWNPGDRAADAEGALRVLRSLEVSGLLGPDAISEIRVKNERMVLVALVKTGITLVMSPDGSKDELNRLARLMASKHFDTRAAGYDLRFEGRIIKMPGRNDGVNRKSTASGLGGIRHGQG
- a CDS encoding D-alanine--D-alanine ligase; the encoded protein is MGGRSAEREVSLTTGNSIYSALLENGVDAVTVDTARDWRSEMSREGVDVAFIALHGRGGEDGTIQGALELMDAPYTGSGVLASALAMDKIQTKRILDACGIPTASYITIGPGDYDREIHLPCPVVVKPSREGSTIGISIVREKRDLREAIRDASRHDPYVLVESFVAGEEYTVGILNGKPLAVVQIVTANGFYDYKTKYVTGADEYRVPAPLEPEMTEIIRTTGLETYHALRCCGAARVDLRGRDGKFQVLEVNTIPGMTPTSLLPKSALGMGIDFQSLVMEMLKTAGEGSR
- a CDS encoding UDP-N-acetylmuramate--L-alanine ligase; translated protein: MVKLRKTRKLHFVGIGGIGMSGIAEVLLNLGYVVSGSDLVAGETTERLAALGARVRTGHSAENIGTPDVVIISSAIQEDNPEVVAAKEAGIPVVARATMLNELMRMKYGIAVAGSHGKTSTTSMVATVMAEADLDPTMVIGGKLNSLGTNALLGAGDYLVAEADESDGSFLQLTPTIAVVTNIDREHMDHYGTFDDLRDAFRRFLLKVPFYGRAILCLDDPEVAGLLLGIDRPYLTYGLTTQANVMARDVVHSGFGSSFFAELDGEPLGTVNLRVPGVHNVYNSLASIAVGLELDIPFDTISRALGSFRGVQRRFQFKGMAAGIAVYDDYGHHPTEIKATLKAARQGWDGPIVVLFQPHRYSRTQDLLGDFGTAFHNADKVLVCDIYAAGENIIEGLTGENVAAMMIGHGHRYVKYVGAWNGAVDRVLGELQKGDLLLTLGAGDIWRAGEEVFRRLEGLG
- the murB gene encoding UDP-N-acetylmuramate dehydrogenase; this translates as MKDLPEMLRAEGFSGPVHRGEPMSRHCSLKVGGKAALLAIPETPQDLRTLLGVLEGRDTGWMILGSGTNVFFPESGFGGCVIRLGRGFGGVEEIDETIMEAGASARTAGILAKTARMGLAGLEFAAGIPGTIGGAVRMNAGAGGGEMAGAVMGIQIVVDGRTSWIERKDLDFRYRRLALPGDAVITRVRIRLSPDSPEAVGIRMDEMLARKKARQPLGLPSAGCWFMNPEGDNAGRIIEAAGLKGLTVGGARVSDVHANFLVNVGGATAADFEALAGMVKAAVLKKFEVGLKEEVRVVY